The following are from one region of the Endozoicomonas sp. 4G genome:
- a CDS encoding bifunctional DedA family/phosphatase PAP2 family protein, whose product MESESFVAVHAWLQHHGHWLGPIIALAAFVESLVAIGFLIPGVALLFALGALAGSGLLEPLPMLAWAFVGAAAGDGISFQVGYHLHSRIRDYWPFKAHPGWLEKGERFFEKYGGFSVALGRFIGPIRPVIPAVAGMMDMSPLRFYIINLLSTAPWAIAYTLPGYLTGAALTLEVPQSFYYLLACLTVVSLLVPYIALILDRRLCKKKLMLLLPVSFVVVGLISLVLLTVMDVSGQLDDHNVMVRSFVASLSVPVVEHIFALVTWLGSAVVLWFPLMLFAVYFLRVKRYRKLLIMLVGLAGMEVTLWLMKWSIDKPRPSDLYGLDPFSFPSGHTTQATFVWLLVTLYLVAGKRGVVKFCSYSCSMVIALMVALSRLVLEAHWLGDVLAGLLLGSTWFGLVVIAERVCIKSRVSSPGMP is encoded by the coding sequence GTGGAATCTGAAAGCTTTGTAGCAGTACACGCATGGCTTCAACATCATGGGCACTGGCTGGGCCCGATCATCGCATTGGCGGCATTTGTGGAATCGCTGGTGGCCATCGGTTTTCTTATTCCCGGTGTTGCCTTGCTGTTTGCTCTTGGGGCTCTGGCTGGCAGTGGGCTATTGGAGCCCTTACCTATGTTGGCCTGGGCGTTTGTCGGTGCCGCTGCGGGTGACGGCATCAGCTTTCAGGTAGGTTATCATTTGCACAGTCGAATTCGAGACTACTGGCCATTTAAAGCTCATCCCGGCTGGCTGGAAAAAGGCGAACGTTTTTTTGAAAAGTACGGCGGTTTCAGTGTTGCCCTGGGACGTTTTATCGGTCCTATCCGGCCAGTGATTCCAGCCGTTGCCGGGATGATGGATATGTCTCCCCTGCGTTTTTATATCATCAACCTGCTTTCGACGGCGCCCTGGGCAATCGCTTATACCCTGCCAGGCTATCTGACCGGAGCTGCCTTGACGCTGGAGGTGCCGCAATCCTTTTACTACCTGTTAGCTTGTTTAACCGTTGTTTCGTTGCTGGTTCCTTATATAGCACTGATTCTGGATCGCAGACTCTGCAAGAAAAAGTTAATGCTGTTGTTACCGGTCAGCTTTGTGGTGGTGGGGCTGATCAGCTTAGTACTGCTGACGGTAATGGACGTCAGTGGGCAGCTGGATGACCACAATGTCATGGTACGTTCGTTTGTTGCCAGTTTATCGGTACCGGTCGTCGAGCATATCTTTGCTCTGGTGACCTGGCTGGGGAGTGCGGTTGTGCTCTGGTTTCCTCTGATGTTGTTTGCTGTTTATTTTCTTCGGGTAAAGCGTTACAGAAAGTTGTTGATTATGTTGGTTGGTCTGGCGGGTATGGAGGTGACACTCTGGTTGATGAAGTGGAGTATCGATAAACCCAGACCGTCTGATTTGTATGGCCTTGATCCGTTTTCTTTTCCCTCCGGACACACCACTCAGGCAACCTTTGTCTGGTTGTTGGTGACGCTGTACCTGGTGGCTGGGAAAAGAGGGGTTGTTAAGTTTTGTTCCTACAGCTGTTCCATGGTGATCGCCCTGATGGTGGCGCTGTCCAGACTGGTGCTTGAAGCCCACTGGCTGGGTGATGTTCTGGCTGGTTTGCTGTTGGGCAGTACCTGGTTCGGTTTGGTGGTGATTGCAGAAAGAGTCTGTATCAAGAGTAGAGTTTCCAGCCCGGGGATGCCTTGA
- a CDS encoding polysaccharide deacetylase family protein codes for MTPPTASYTQLPKHLISRSLKRLLAIAALIPSLAIAADSAVFLQYHHVSDKTPAITSITPEMFKQHLDYLDENGFNVAPIEATAKAIQNGEPVPDKTVVITFDDAYKNIYENAFPVLKEKGWPFTIFVSTQPVDRGFNNFLTWEQLREMARSGATIANHTTNHPHMPEKQPGESDLAWLERSRKEITGTEQRIREKTGQSVKMLAWPFGETTPELRKMISEMGYIGFGQQSGAIGPLSDFTRLPRYPMSGNYSDLSGFRTKINSKPLPVTRQEPENALVNPKDLTPSFTLTLADGRYHGNYQKQQISCYVSGQGKVEVEWLDKEKTRFTTRAKSPLPVGRSRYNCTAPSIDGSHYYWFSHQWLRLTEDGKAID; via the coding sequence ATGACCCCTCCCACGGCTTCGTACACCCAACTGCCCAAGCATCTTATCTCCCGCTCTTTGAAAAGATTACTGGCCATTGCTGCGTTGATACCTTCTCTGGCAATAGCTGCGGATAGCGCAGTTTTCCTGCAATATCACCATGTCAGTGACAAGACTCCAGCAATCACCAGCATTACACCAGAAATGTTCAAGCAACATCTGGATTATCTCGATGAGAATGGTTTTAACGTAGCACCCATAGAGGCTACTGCCAAAGCCATACAAAATGGCGAGCCCGTGCCCGATAAAACGGTAGTGATCACGTTTGATGATGCTTATAAGAACATCTATGAAAACGCCTTTCCCGTACTAAAAGAAAAGGGCTGGCCTTTTACCATTTTTGTCAGCACTCAGCCGGTAGATCGAGGCTTTAACAACTTCCTGACCTGGGAGCAGCTTCGGGAGATGGCCCGTTCTGGCGCCACCATCGCCAACCACACCACCAACCACCCTCATATGCCGGAAAAGCAACCTGGTGAATCCGACCTGGCCTGGCTGGAACGCTCCAGAAAGGAAATCACAGGTACTGAGCAACGCATCAGGGAAAAAACCGGCCAGAGTGTCAAAATGCTGGCCTGGCCTTTTGGTGAGACAACCCCGGAGCTGAGAAAAATGATCAGTGAGATGGGCTACATTGGGTTTGGTCAGCAATCGGGGGCGATAGGTCCACTGTCAGACTTTACTCGCCTGCCCCGCTATCCTATGTCCGGAAACTATAGCGACCTGAGCGGCTTCAGAACCAAAATCAACAGCAAACCTTTGCCCGTGACCCGACAGGAACCGGAGAACGCCCTCGTCAATCCGAAGGATCTGACACCTTCCTTTACCCTCACCCTGGCGGATGGCCGCTATCATGGCAACTATCAGAAACAACAAATCAGTTGCTATGTCTCCGGCCAGGGCAAAGTAGAAGTGGAATGGCTGGATAAAGAGAAAACCCGGTTCACAACCCGGGCCAAATCGCCACTGCCGGTGGGTCGCAGTCGTTATAATTGTACGGCCCCTTCTATAGATGGCAGTCACTATTACTGGTTTTCTCACCAGTGGCTTCGTTTAACGGAAGACGGGAAGGCCATTGATTAA
- a CDS encoding c-type cytochrome translates to MKIKPWLPLSLLFAVLMAGCDLSGSKNSEFRPVEMTPRLEAAKNKALTLCSGCHGPDGIGTADFNPNLACQKKAYMVKQLNDYRDGLRGNHIPMVNIARMLTEEEVDAISEWYSLQRCPVNSL, encoded by the coding sequence ATGAAGATCAAGCCTTGGCTGCCACTCAGCCTGTTATTCGCAGTCCTGATGGCCGGATGCGATCTGTCCGGGAGCAAAAACTCTGAATTTCGTCCGGTTGAAATGACGCCGAGACTGGAAGCTGCGAAAAATAAGGCGCTGACTTTATGCTCCGGATGTCATGGCCCCGACGGCATAGGCACTGCTGACTTCAACCCTAATCTGGCCTGCCAGAAGAAAGCCTATATGGTGAAACAGCTGAATGATTATCGGGATGGCCTGCGTGGCAATCATATTCCCATGGTCAATATCGCCAGAATGCTGACCGAAGAAGAGGTAGATGCCATCAGTGAGTGGTACTCGCTGCAAAGGTGTCCCGTCAATTCTTTATAG
- a CDS encoding flavin prenyltransferase UbiX, which produces MAERITLAITGASGAQYGLRLMQCLTASGAEIFCMISRAAKVVIATETSLNLPDGDREAEAVLMDYCKARAGQIKLLGHEDWMSPVASGSGAPSQMIVCPCSSGTLSSIAYGASNNLIERAADVALKERRKLVLVPREAPYSEIHLENMLKLTRMGAVILPASPGFYNKPETMEDLVDFVVARILSQLGIEQTLMPRWGEDYIS; this is translated from the coding sequence TTGGCCGAGAGAATAACGCTTGCTATCACCGGGGCTTCCGGAGCCCAGTACGGACTGAGGTTGATGCAGTGTCTTACCGCTTCGGGGGCGGAGATTTTTTGCATGATTTCAAGAGCCGCAAAGGTGGTGATCGCAACCGAAACATCGCTGAATCTGCCTGACGGTGACCGGGAAGCAGAGGCAGTCTTGATGGACTACTGCAAAGCCAGGGCTGGACAGATCAAATTATTGGGCCATGAAGACTGGATGTCGCCGGTAGCTTCAGGCAGTGGCGCCCCCAGTCAGATGATCGTCTGCCCCTGCAGTTCTGGTACTTTGTCGTCTATAGCCTATGGAGCCAGTAATAATCTGATCGAGAGGGCGGCGGATGTCGCTTTAAAAGAGCGCAGGAAACTGGTTCTGGTGCCCAGGGAAGCGCCGTACTCAGAAATCCATCTTGAGAATATGCTTAAGCTGACCCGAATGGGGGCAGTGATTTTGCCTGCATCACCAGGATTTTATAACAAGCCTGAAACCATGGAAGACCTGGTGGATTTCGTGGTGGCCAGAATATTGAGCCAGCTGGGCATTGAGCAGACACTGATGCCCAGGTGGGGAGAGGATTATATTAGTTAA
- the mpl gene encoding UDP-N-acetylmuramate:L-alanyl-gamma-D-glutamyl-meso-diaminopimelate ligase, translating to MRVHILGICGTFMGSLALLARDVGIRVSGSDEHVYPPMSTQLEAQGIELMQGYHIEHLKDEPDLVVIGNAMSRGNPVVEHVLNKGLAYTSGPQFFAEHILKDKWVLAAAGTHGKTTTSSMLAWILEHAGMAPGFLIGGIPANFGISARMGETPFFVVEADEYDTAFFDKRSKFVHYHPRTAILNNLEFDHADIFENLAAIQKQFHHLVRTIPGDGRILSPASCEALNQVLEMGCWSEQEQLGVEWTTRLIKADGTAFDVLYQGKVAGQVNWSLTGEHNVANGLAAIAAARHVGVSPALACEALCLFKGVKRRMELLADIDGIKVYDDFAHHPSAIETTLNGLRAGHPNDRIRAIIEPRSNTMKMGVHGNALSDCVKNASEVIWFQPTNVEWLMDEFVDKSPVPTLMMSSTEEIIDYLIKTSESGDHLVIMSNGGFEGIHQRLLMEFDKTALAKG from the coding sequence ATGCGCGTACATATTCTGGGAATCTGTGGCACATTTATGGGAAGCCTCGCGCTTCTGGCCAGGGATGTCGGGATCCGGGTCAGTGGTTCTGATGAGCACGTCTATCCCCCCATGAGCACGCAGCTGGAAGCTCAGGGCATTGAGTTGATGCAGGGTTATCACATTGAGCACCTGAAGGATGAGCCTGATCTGGTGGTGATAGGAAACGCCATGAGCCGGGGGAATCCGGTGGTGGAGCACGTCTTGAACAAAGGACTCGCCTACACCTCGGGCCCTCAGTTTTTTGCCGAGCATATTCTTAAAGACAAATGGGTGCTGGCAGCCGCTGGTACTCATGGTAAAACCACCACCAGCAGTATGTTGGCCTGGATTCTGGAACATGCCGGGATGGCGCCGGGCTTTCTGATCGGAGGCATTCCGGCTAACTTTGGTATTTCGGCAAGAATGGGAGAAACCCCCTTTTTTGTGGTCGAAGCGGATGAGTACGATACGGCTTTCTTCGACAAACGTTCCAAATTTGTCCACTATCATCCCCGTACCGCCATTCTGAATAACCTTGAATTTGACCACGCTGATATCTTTGAAAATCTGGCTGCCATTCAGAAGCAGTTTCATCATCTGGTCAGAACGATACCGGGTGATGGGCGGATACTGTCTCCGGCCAGCTGCGAAGCTCTGAACCAGGTTCTGGAGATGGGCTGCTGGTCGGAACAGGAGCAGTTAGGCGTAGAGTGGACGACCCGTCTGATTAAGGCAGATGGCACTGCTTTTGATGTCCTGTATCAGGGCAAGGTGGCAGGTCAGGTAAACTGGTCGCTGACTGGCGAGCATAATGTTGCCAACGGTCTGGCGGCCATAGCCGCTGCCCGGCACGTTGGGGTGTCGCCTGCTCTGGCCTGTGAAGCCTTGTGCCTGTTCAAGGGGGTCAAACGCAGAATGGAGTTGCTGGCAGATATAGATGGCATCAAGGTCTATGATGACTTTGCCCATCACCCGTCGGCTATTGAAACCACTTTGAATGGCTTACGCGCCGGACATCCGAATGACCGTATCCGGGCTATTATCGAGCCGCGTTCTAATACCATGAAAATGGGCGTCCATGGCAATGCCTTGTCGGATTGTGTTAAGAACGCTTCGGAAGTCATCTGGTTTCAGCCCACAAACGTTGAGTGGCTGATGGATGAGTTTGTTGATAAAAGTCCTGTACCTACTCTTATGATGTCGTCTACTGAAGAGATTATCGATTACCTGATAAAGACCTCTGAAAGTGGCGATCATCTGGTCATCATGAGCAATGGTGGCTTTGAGGGCATTCATCAGCGTCTGCTGATGGAGTTTGATAAAACAGCACTGGCAAAAGGTTAA
- a CDS encoding 6-phosphofructokinase — translation MSIKHAFYAQSGGVTAVINASACAVIETARRYPEQIGKVYAGHNGILGALREELIDTSQESHETIGALHRTPGGAFGSCRYKLKSFEESEAEYRRLIEVFQAHNIGYFFYNGGNDSMDTALKVSRLSEKMGYPITCIGVPKTIDNDLAVTDNCPGFGSAAKYLAVSTKEASHDIASMCDTSTKVFVMEVMGRHAGWLAAAAGLAARQDGDPPHIIVFPETPLDKEKFLAKVKKTVDQEGYCVIVASEGAKYADGSFVSASTTVIDSFGHHQLGGVAPALCTMIKREHGFKYHYAVADYLQRSARHIASRVDVEQAYAVGKAAVELAVTGKNAVMPCITRESNAPYRWSIDEVQLEEVANYEKKMPMAFIDDEGFGITPVCREYLEPLIEGEEYPPYLNGLPRFAKLRKVMVEKKLNNTFEG, via the coding sequence ATGTCCATCAAGCATGCATTTTACGCACAGTCAGGAGGCGTTACCGCGGTTATCAATGCCAGTGCCTGCGCCGTTATTGAGACCGCACGTCGCTACCCGGAGCAAATCGGTAAGGTCTATGCGGGTCATAACGGAATCCTTGGCGCGCTCAGAGAAGAGTTGATCGACACCAGCCAGGAATCCCACGAAACCATCGGTGCACTGCACCGAACCCCCGGAGGTGCCTTTGGGTCATGCCGTTACAAACTCAAATCATTTGAAGAGAGTGAAGCCGAATACCGCCGGTTGATTGAAGTGTTTCAGGCACACAATATCGGCTACTTCTTTTATAACGGTGGTAACGATTCCATGGATACGGCGCTGAAGGTATCCCGGCTCAGTGAAAAAATGGGTTACCCCATTACCTGCATTGGCGTTCCCAAAACCATCGATAACGACCTTGCGGTCACCGATAACTGTCCCGGATTTGGCTCTGCGGCCAAATACCTTGCAGTTTCCACTAAAGAAGCCAGCCATGATATTGCCTCCATGTGCGATACCTCAACAAAAGTGTTTGTCATGGAAGTGATGGGCCGTCATGCCGGCTGGCTGGCAGCGGCTGCGGGTCTTGCCGCTCGTCAGGATGGCGATCCTCCCCATATTATTGTGTTTCCCGAAACACCACTGGATAAAGAAAAGTTTCTGGCCAAGGTCAAGAAAACCGTGGATCAAGAAGGCTACTGTGTGATTGTTGCCTCAGAAGGCGCCAAATACGCCGATGGCAGCTTCGTATCGGCCTCAACCACGGTTATTGATTCTTTTGGTCACCACCAGCTCGGCGGCGTGGCACCGGCACTGTGCACCATGATCAAGCGAGAACACGGCTTCAAATATCACTATGCGGTAGCCGACTATCTTCAGCGTTCCGCCAGACATATTGCCTCCAGAGTGGATGTTGAGCAGGCTTATGCGGTGGGTAAAGCGGCGGTTGAACTGGCGGTCACTGGCAAGAATGCCGTAATGCCCTGTATCACCCGTGAGTCCAATGCACCCTATCGCTGGTCTATCGATGAAGTTCAGCTGGAAGAAGTGGCTAATTACGAAAAGAAAATGCCCATGGCGTTTATTGATGATGAAGGCTTCGGCATTACCCCGGTTTGCCGGGAATACCTTGAGCCGCTGATTGAAGGTGAAGAATATCCACCTTACCTCAATGGCCTGCCAAGATTCGCCAAACTCAGGAAAGTCATGGTTGAGAAGAAACTCAACAATACTTTTGAAGGTTAA
- a CDS encoding diguanylate cyclase, whose protein sequence is MDDKPKVKILVVDDRPENLLAMNKLLKPLGAEIHKVDSGEAALSEVLHHHFAVILLDVQMPGMDGFETATLLHSNKQTANIPIIFVTAINKDQAYISKGYQAGAVDYLPKPINPDILLGKVKVFLQLEEQRLELEQVSKELRWISRKNKLLLDNAGEGIVGLDPDGRISFINPTACAMLEGTEENLLGEHISRFLFDTEGEEALENWQASEIREKTMVAGGTFHTSERQLWTFLGNSFAAEYNMAAIVNGRQEVQGCVLLFQDITERKKLENQLLQMAKYDSLTGLANRTLFKEFLGTSLARSERRNKSTAVMYLDLDHFKEINDTLGHDAGDLLLKSVSQRLQECVREGDLVARLGGDEFAIILDDVAEASDAKLIAEKILTSIREPHDLNGEARHVGTSIGIATSEDTGSDAEALLKAADQAMYVAKKCGRDDYRLASELNSEEREQAEQGS, encoded by the coding sequence ATGGATGACAAGCCGAAAGTCAAAATTCTGGTCGTGGATGATCGTCCTGAGAATCTGCTGGCCATGAACAAACTGCTTAAGCCCCTGGGGGCGGAGATACATAAAGTGGACTCGGGTGAAGCGGCTTTATCAGAAGTGCTTCATCATCATTTTGCAGTCATCCTTCTGGATGTGCAGATGCCGGGCATGGACGGTTTTGAGACGGCAACCTTGCTACACAGCAATAAGCAGACAGCCAATATTCCTATCATTTTCGTGACTGCCATTAACAAGGATCAGGCTTACATCAGTAAAGGCTATCAGGCGGGGGCGGTTGATTATCTGCCTAAACCCATCAATCCGGATATCTTGTTGGGCAAGGTTAAGGTGTTTCTGCAACTGGAAGAGCAGCGGCTTGAGCTTGAACAGGTCTCCAAAGAGCTACGCTGGATCAGCCGAAAAAATAAGCTGCTGCTGGATAATGCCGGTGAAGGGATTGTCGGCCTTGACCCTGATGGCAGAATCTCGTTCATTAACCCAACCGCTTGCGCCATGCTCGAGGGAACCGAAGAAAATCTGTTGGGAGAACATATCAGTCGGTTTTTGTTCGACACTGAAGGGGAAGAGGCGCTGGAAAATTGGCAAGCGTCTGAGATACGTGAGAAGACCATGGTCGCCGGAGGCACCTTTCATACCTCAGAAAGACAACTGTGGACGTTTTTGGGAAACAGCTTTGCCGCCGAATACAATATGGCAGCCATTGTTAATGGCAGGCAGGAAGTGCAGGGTTGCGTGCTACTCTTTCAGGACATCACTGAGCGCAAAAAGCTGGAAAATCAGCTGTTGCAGATGGCGAAATACGACAGTTTGACGGGACTGGCTAACAGGACTCTGTTCAAAGAATTCCTGGGAACGTCATTGGCCAGGAGTGAAAGACGTAATAAGAGTACCGCCGTCATGTATCTGGATTTGGATCATTTCAAGGAAATTAACGATACCCTTGGGCACGATGCGGGCGACCTTTTGCTGAAAAGTGTTTCACAAAGGTTGCAGGAGTGTGTCCGTGAAGGTGATCTGGTGGCCCGGTTAGGAGGTGACGAATTTGCCATTATCCTGGATGACGTGGCGGAAGCATCGGATGCCAAACTGATTGCCGAGAAGATTCTCACCAGCATCCGGGAGCCCCATGATCTGAATGGCGAAGCCAGGCACGTCGGCACCAGTATCGGCATTGCAACCTCTGAAGATACCGGCTCCGATGCCGAAGCCCTGCTCAAGGCGGCCGATCAGGCCATGTATGTGGCCAAGAAATGCGGACGGGATGATTATCGGTTGGCGTCTGAGCTAAACAGTGAAGAGCGGGAACAGGCAGAACAAGGCAGCTAG
- a CDS encoding chemotaxis protein CheB: MNNGVVVIGASAGGLSALESLLVELGSCLSYPVVITKHLAPGDEEGLLKVLSKTSPLAVSIAYDKQKMTNNHVYLAPGGYHLQIEDRETLSLSIDEAVCHSRPSVDVLFQSAADVFGKQLVGVVLTGANRDGAEGIRAVKQAGGITLVQNPKTAEVPIMPRSAIATGCVDHVLDLRDIAIFLKAISLKAISL, encoded by the coding sequence ATGAACAACGGGGTTGTGGTGATCGGAGCCTCCGCCGGAGGTCTTTCGGCACTGGAATCCCTGCTCGTGGAGCTGGGGAGCTGTCTTTCTTACCCCGTTGTTATTACTAAACACCTGGCCCCCGGTGATGAAGAAGGCTTATTGAAAGTTTTGAGCAAAACATCGCCACTGGCTGTCAGCATTGCTTACGACAAACAGAAGATGACCAACAATCATGTTTATCTGGCTCCCGGTGGTTACCACCTGCAGATTGAGGACAGGGAAACCCTGAGTTTGAGTATTGATGAAGCCGTCTGCCACTCCAGACCTTCGGTGGATGTCCTTTTTCAATCCGCTGCCGATGTTTTTGGTAAACAGCTGGTGGGCGTCGTTTTAACCGGGGCCAATAGAGATGGTGCAGAGGGTATCAGGGCCGTTAAACAGGCAGGAGGCATCACCCTTGTCCAGAATCCAAAAACAGCCGAGGTGCCGATCATGCCCAGGTCAGCCATTGCCACCGGCTGTGTGGATCATGTACTGGACTTGAGAGATATTGCGATCTTTTTAAAAGCTATTTCTTTAAAAGCTATCTCTTTATAA
- a CDS encoding protein-glutamate O-methyltransferase CheR, producing the protein MTEAGNSDQDFELKLLLSAVQGKYGYQFGSYARASLMRRVRRHMQTSGVQHISDLIPLFLHDESAFAAFVKDMSVVVTEMFRNPEFFKSLRESIVPILKTYPFIKVWHAGCASGQEAYSMAILLDEEGLLDRCQIYATDFNDQALRHAKTGIYPESEMALYEENYRKAGGKRELSDYCHRGYDSIKFNGRLADHITFANHNLVTDGVFGEMNLILCRNVLIYFNQELQDRVLQLLFDSLCSRGVLCIGKRENILFSSIGDQLEVADRDQRIYRKCI; encoded by the coding sequence ATGACAGAAGCCGGGAATTCGGATCAGGACTTTGAACTGAAGTTACTTTTGAGCGCCGTTCAGGGAAAGTACGGCTATCAGTTTGGCAGTTACGCCAGGGCCTCCTTGATGCGTCGTGTCAGAAGGCATATGCAGACATCGGGTGTTCAGCACATCAGTGACTTGATTCCCTTGTTTCTTCATGATGAGTCGGCTTTTGCCGCTTTTGTTAAAGATATGTCGGTGGTGGTAACAGAGATGTTCCGGAATCCGGAATTCTTCAAGTCGCTGAGGGAAAGCATCGTTCCGATTCTGAAAACCTATCCGTTTATCAAAGTCTGGCATGCAGGTTGTGCCAGTGGTCAGGAAGCCTACTCCATGGCCATTCTTCTCGACGAAGAAGGCTTGCTGGATCGCTGTCAGATCTATGCCACAGACTTTAACGATCAGGCATTGCGTCATGCCAAAACCGGTATCTATCCGGAGTCTGAGATGGCGCTCTATGAAGAGAATTACCGAAAGGCAGGGGGCAAGAGAGAGTTATCAGACTACTGCCACAGAGGCTATGACTCCATAAAGTTTAATGGACGACTGGCTGATCATATTACCTTTGCCAATCACAATCTGGTGACGGATGGTGTATTCGGGGAAATGAACCTGATTCTCTGTCGTAATGTGCTCATTTATTTCAATCAGGAGCTTCAGGATCGGGTGCTGCAACTGTTGTTTGACAGCCTCTGTTCCAGGGGGGTGCTCTGTATTGGCAAACGGGAAAATATTCTCTTCAGTTCAATCGGTGATCAGCTGGAAGTCGCGGATCGAGACCAGCGCATCTACAGGAAGTGTATTTGA